GCTTTCCGGTGAGGTTCCTGCTAGTTTTGGAAACTTGTCGAAGCTCGAGTCTCTTGATCTGTACGCTCAGCCGTTTAGTAACTATTTCTATAAGAAATATTTGCGCGCAAGCAACCTCGGGTGGCTATCAGGTCTGTCTTCTTCACTGACTCACCTCAACTTGGGGTTTGTGAATCTGAGCGGTGCTGGTGAAACCTGGTTAGAGGATTTCAGTAGACTCTCGAAGCTTAAAGAGTTGCATTTGTCCAACTGTGAGCTAAAGAGCTTACCCCTCTCTTTGCCTTCGTCTGCGAATCTGAAGCTCCTTGAAGTTCTTGATTTGTCTCAAAACTCTCTCTATTTGCCGACACCGAGCTGGCTATTCGATCTCACCAGTCTCAGAAAGCTATTCCTCCAAGAGGTTCGTCTCCTGGGGTCGATTTCTCCCGGATTCAAGAAGCTTCAGCTTCTAGAGACGTTAGTTCTGTCTAGCAACGAACTCTCGGGAGAAATCCCGGCGGTTCTTGGAGACCTTCCTCGGCTTAAGTATCTCGACCTTTCGCAGAACTCTTTCCAAGGTCAAATCCACAGGTTTCTCGACGCCTTGTccaaaaacaaaggaaacagCAGTTTGCTCTCTCTCCGTCTTAATTTCGACCGTTTAGAAGGGACATTGCCTGAGTCGTTTGGAGAGTTGTGGAATCTTGAGATTCTGGAACTTACAGGCAATCACTTCACGGGCTCCATCCCTTCCTCGGTAGGAAACATGGCGTCACTGAAGAAACTTGATATTTCTTTCAATGACATGGACGGGACTATCCCAGACAGCTTGGGGAAGCTTGAGGAGCTTGTGGATCTTAACTTGAGGGAGAACAAATGGGAAGGTGTTCTGCTGAAGTCTCATTTCGTCAATCTTAGAAGCTTGAAGAGCTTCAGTCTCAGAACTGAACCAAACAGATCTGTCGTCATCAATCTGCCATCTACATGGGTTCCTCCTTTCAGACTGGAGCTGATCAACATAGAGAACTGCCTGATCGGCCCGTCGTTTCCAATGTGGCTTCAAGTGCAAAACAAACTCAACTCCGTCACACTTAGGAACACAGGGATTGCAGATAAAATACCTCACAGCTGGTTCTCGAGAATAGCTTCCGATGTAACTGAACTGTATCTAGAAAACAACAGAATCAAAGGTACATTACCTCAAAACCTTGTGTTCCCGAATTTAGCAGCCTTCGATTTGAGCTCCAACAACTTCGAAGGCCCTTTCCCTCGTTGGATAGCAAATGTAGAAGAGCTTTGTCTTTACCAGAACAACTTCTCGGGCTCTCTTCCAGCTGACATTGATGTCTTGATGCCAAGAGTGAGAAAGATCAACCTCTTTCATAACAGCTTCACCGGAGAAATCCCATCATCTCTATGTCAACTCACAGGACTGGAAAGTCTCAATCTAAGAAACAACCGTTTCTCTGGTAGTTTCCCAAAATGCTGGCAAAGTTCTTCCCAGATTTATGAAATCGACGGGTCGGAGAACATCATATCAGGCGAAATACCAGAGTCTCTCTCTGTGATACCTCGTCTTGGTGACTTGCTTTTGAACCAGAATGCATTGGAAGGTAATATTCCAGACACGTTTCAGAACTGCTCTAACCTTAAACACATTGATCTTGGAGGAAACAAGCTGACTGGGAAAATTCCATCGTGGCTAAGTAAGCTGTCTTCTTTGTCCATGCTTCGTTTGCAGAGTAACTCCTTTGATGGTCAAATCCCAGATGATCTATGCAGCGCCCCGAGTCTACACATTCTGGATCTCTCCGAAAACAAACTATCTGGCCCGATTCCGAAATGCATCGGCAATCTCACAGCCATTGTGCAGCATAAAAGCGTTGACGAGTACTATGTATACCAAGAGATACGCGATAGCATAGATCTTTCTGGAAACAACTTAAACGGAGAAATCCCAGGGGAGATCCTAGACCTCGCTTACCTTCGAATCCTGAACTTATCAAGAAACTCCATAGCAGGAAGCATTCCCGGGAATATTTCAAAACTTGGTCACCTGGAGAGGCTTGATCTATCAAGAAACAGGCTTTCTGGTTCCATTCCTGAGAGCTTGGCAGCGATATCTTCTCTGAATACCCTGAATCTTTCGTTCAATAAACTGGAGGGGAGCATACCTAAGCAGCTGAAGTTTAACGATCTGTCCATTTACGTTGGGAATGAGTTACTCTGTGGGAAACCACTTCCTAAAAAGTGTCCAAAAAAACAGTAGACTGTTGTATCTAATTGAGCATAAGATGCTAAGACAATGTATCTGTTTACTTTCCAATATTTAACAAAAGTTATCAGCTCGATGTTGTAACCACTTACCGGAGTTAGTCTTGTCTGCTTTAGTCATGACTTCTATTCCTACAAAGGAAAGTTATATGTATATTGTATACAAATTGCTTTTTTTCCTTAAATTTATGAAATGAAATGATATGAAAAATTTATTCCTACAAAGGaaagttaaataataaaaattatgtataatctatcattttatttaattccatattatcaaaataaatcaaaaattacaTTATCcatataagaaaattttagattttttgttatgcgttgtattttaaatttttaaaatgtttataaactaataaaactgttaaaaatctaacaataaaaattttgtgaccaaagattttttttttataacaagatacaaaagatcataaaaccatatgattaagaaatatcatttaataaatattcagattaaaaatcataatatttcatattaaaaattttattgaaactttttaaaatgaatataaattactattaaattaagtcttatattgaaatttttgttaacaatgattttaaaaaaattcttatagaaaatacaaatgatcacAACATTATATGAGTAGAaagtctcatttaatatataactataataaaatatactatatttctATGTtagtatcatttaaattaaattaaattatatatcatttaaaatagataaaatggATTGTTTAGATTTAGTTACATAAATAACagtgattgttttgatttaagtGTTTGCACCAATTTAACCATATATGTAATAACTTAAtgtttctttattatttaataaatatttattattttattattttgtaatatgtaaatatgtaaatatgtaaaaatatgtatatataatgcTCACTCCTTGAAGACGTGGATCTTGATCTAGTTTAGTACTAAATCGTGTTCATcagattaccaaaaaaaatcacGTGTAGTAGGCAAGATCCACATCCTgaggaaataaataataactattTTACTATCAAATCAAggagtttttttatcaaaaaaaaatcaaatcaaatcaaggAGTGGCCCTCCCATGCACTTATTTCCATGCACGCcagccattttttttttttttgattaaccaggtCGGAGGTTCGGGCCTTCGGCCCTAATCCCCCTACCTAGGCCCGGAGCCAGCCTGCGTATGTACCTGTTAAGGCCCTGGACACTCCTCCTACTGTGGAAACCCAGAAGCGCAACACCACCAACGGCTGCGCTTAAACCAACTGAGCTGCCACATCCGTGGTGACACGCCAGCCATTTTTCACGTGTCCATATTCGtagttagatatatataaatgtaatagTCTAATATGTCTGCGTCTAAGCACATCTATATATTAACGTTTGACAAAAAAGAGAGTAAAACGAAACAAGCAAACATATAACTTGAAGTATGGACCTCAGACTCAACTTCAGGCCAagctccttcttcttctcctttctgATTTTCATCTTCCTGCTCAAAAAACCCGATTTGGGATCAGCATCTAATAGTACTAAATGTATATCCACCGAGCGCCAAGCTCTTCTCACCTTCAAACAATCACTTACTGATCCTTCTGGTCGACTCTCTTCTTGGTCTTGACCGGACTGCTGCAACTGGCGCGGTGTTCTCTGCGACCGCAGAACCAGCCATGTCATCAAGATTGATCTCAGAAACCCGAATCAAACACTTAGGCTTTAAGGTGGGTTAAAAGAGGGTGGCTTGGGAGGTAAGATACATCCGTCTTTGACCCGTCTCAAGTTCTTGAGCTACTTGGACTTGAGTTCAAATGATTTCAACTTCCTGGAGATCCCCGAGTTCATCGGCAGCATTGATAGTCTAAGGTACCTGAATTTTTCATTCTCGTCGTTTTATGGTGAAGTTCCTGCCAGTCTTGGGAATTTGTCGAAGCTCGAGTCTCTTGATTTGTACGCTCAGACGTTTAGTTACGATGGTTCAAGTTCATATAATTTGCGTGCAAGCAACCTTGGGTGGCTTTCGGGTTTTTCTTCTTCACTGACTTACCTCAACATGGGGTTTGTGAGTTTGAGCGCTGCTGGTGAAACTTGGTTACAGGATTTCAGTAGACTCTCGAGGCTGAAGGAGTTGCACTTATTCAACTGTGAGCTCAAGAGCTTACCTCTCTCTTTTCCTTCGTCTTCAAATCTGAAGCTCTTTGAAGTTCTTGATTTGTCTCGAAACTCTCTCAATTCGCCGATACCCAACTGGATATTTGATCTCACCAGCCTCCGAAAGGTATTCCTCCAATTCTCTGATCTCCATAGCTCGATTCCTTCGGGATTCAAGAATCTGAAGCTTCTAGAGACACTTGATCTGTCTTATAGTAGACTCTCAGGAGAAATTCCAGCGGTTCTTGGAGACCTTCCTCAGCTGAAGCATCTTGACCTTTCTGAAAACTCTTTCCAAGGTAAAATCCACATGTTCCTTGACGCCTTGTCCAAAAACAAAGGAGATGGTTTGGTCTATCTCGCTCTTAATTCCAACAGTTTGAATGGGACATTGCCTGAGGTGCTTGGAGCTTTGAGGAATCTGCAGATTCTGGATCTTTCGTTGAATTCCTTCACGGGTTCGATCCCTTCCTCCGTAGGAAACATGGCGTCACTGAAGAAACTTTCACTTCATCTCAATTCCATGAATGGGAAAATCCCGGAAAGCTTGGGGAAGCTTGATCGCTTGGAGACGCTTGATCTATCAAATAACATGTTTTCTGGTGCTATTCCTCAGAGCTTGGCAGGGATCTCTTCGCTGAAGGAACTTTATCTTACGTTCAATAAACTGGAGGGGAGAATACCTAAGAATCTGAAGTTTAAAGAACCGTACATTTACGAGGGAAATGAGTTACTCTGTGGGAAACCACTTCCTAAAAAGTGTCCAAGGAAGCAGCAAATTGCTGTAGTTAATTGAGCATAAGGTGCTAAGAAAATGTACATGTccaatattaataataaagttACCAGCTCTATGCTGACGTTGTTGTAACAACTTACATGAGGTAGTTGTGTCATGACTTCTAACTTATGCAAAAGAACTCTTTTCATTGTATTCTATTCACCAAGACAAATTTTGTGCATAAGTCCATGGGATCACTTGCCAAAATGAACCAATCAATCCTTTGAAAAGCCGCAAATTCACATGAGCTTCTCCAGGTTAAATCTAAATAGTTCACGCTTAACAAGAACAGTGCACACATTCAACAAGAGAAAGAGCCACTTTAGTTTCTCTACACATAGAGCTGCCTTTAGGTTAAGATTGTGACAACAACAATGGCTCTCCACAACTTCATTCGAAATTCACATCATAAAGATTGTGTCTTTTCACATTGGGAAGCAATGGAATCATATGAACAACATTGTGATGAACAACATGATGAGCATGTTCCATACGTACCAGCATGTGATAGAGTAATGGAGGGTATGCGTGACTCTATTACTATAGAGATGGCAAGAGGAACTAGACTTCCATATAGCATCAAACATGTATGGTTCTTTGTCAATACAGTAATTAATGAGTACGGTTATTTGCTTTGATTGGCTTGTTAATCCGGAACGTACTGACACTGTCTCTCTTTTCAACTTGCTCATAAACCATATGACAGGAAGCTATTGATCTTCATGAGTATTCTAACGCAAAGCTTGAGAAGGTTACTCGTGGAGCATTTAGAAGGTTGGCAATGTTCTGTTTTATGCTTCAATATATCTTGTGTCTGTCCCTTAAGTGGCGCTCActgatttttttctgtttcttctgtagcttcaGTGTCTTATgtagtttcttttgtttttcttttgagtgGTGctcactgattttttttattcaccACTGTTTGAAGCTTCCTTGCTAGTTTGATAATACACTTTTAAAGATatgttgtattttattttcaagcTTGCTATGCCATATTTTGTATTGAGAGTACTGATGCTTTATTTGTTGACTTTGTGCGCAGATGTTCTGGTTTTGATAGTACTGATGCATATTGACATTTTGCTCTCAATTGAATTTTTCAGGTTATAATTGTTGGCTCAACTGTTGAAGTTTGAGGATTGAATTGTGTTTCTCAAGTTTGTTATCTTTAAAACATTGTTATTTACCAATGCTTTTGAAACCTTGTTGTCTTAACAAAATCTACTATTTGACTGCAATAAATAAGTTACATAGTAtttaaacttaatttaaaatgtttttcttatttagtttgttttctttccacggaatttttttttttttggcactcAACTAAAAACTTTATTAAATCACTCCGAAGAGTCAGCTACAAGAGCTGACCAAACCGGATCGTCCAAAGTAACAGAAACAAAAGAATCAGAGCGAGCTCGAGCTGCTTTTGCAAGACAGTCTGCCCGTTGATTCATACCACGCGGTATATGAGAAATAGAAAAAGAATCAAAACACTTTGAAAGAATAACTATGTCTTCCACTTCCTCTGCCATGGATGGCCATTCATCTAAGCTTTGAATCAGTCGTACCAACTGTAGGCAATCAGTTTCGAAATGTATCACCCGGATACCACGCTCTCGCACCATCTTCATCGCCCAGCTCAGTCCCCTAGCCTCCGCATGAAGCGCTGAAATTGTACCTTCGTCATTTCTCGCTCCCGCCAGCCTCTCTTGGTCAACGTCGAGGAGCACAAACCCCATGCCCATCTTCCGTTCCTTCTGAATCCATGATGCGTCTACTTGGCATCGGAACCGTGTCCTTACTTGTTGCGATTGGACCGGGTCTGGTACCTCAATTTCCCCTGCTACCACCTCTGCCTCCGTCGCTGGTAAAAGCTGTGCGGCCTTCCAATTTTGTGCCTCTGTTACCGCGAGCTGAATTGTATCCAAAGGGGATGTATCAGCTCCATTGAATATCTTGTGGTTTCTTGCTTTCCATATATACCAGAGTATCCATGGGAAAGCCTCCATGATTTCTTTAGGAGTTCCTTGCTCTGTTGCTCTCCACATCAGGTGATCAATATTCGTAAATAAAGCGTTACACGGGAATAAGCCCGGAGAAGTAGGAATGTCTGAGATTGCCCAGCATTGAAGAGCCGATGGACACTCAAATAGTAGATGGTTTATGGTCTCATCGTCCGCACCACATCTTTGACATGTTCTATCAGTCGCGCAGTGGCGATCACAAAGTCTGCTTGCCGTAGATACGAATCCGGATATAGCTTGCCATATAAAGTGTTTAATTTTCCTTGAGGTCTTGAGTTTCCACACTTCTTTTTTCAACTTCGTCACGCTAGGCTCCATCCCCTTTTCCAaattctcttttcttctcttgtttATAACTTCGTATCCCGAGCGGACTGTATATGACCCTGATTTCGTATGCTTCCACCGGTATCCATCCCTTCGTCCCAACTTACTCGTTTGTATTGCAAGGATCTTTGGGATCTCCTCGTCCGCGACCAGTTCCCGAAGTATAGGCTCGTTTCAACTCTTAtcctcgaagacgatcagatggTGGACCATGAGATCACGGTCCATTATCGTACCCCTCGGCAGAGCTGGTCTCGGTGGTTCAGTAGGTATCCAGCAGTCCTCCCATACCCTCGTCTCCACCCCTGTACCTATCGTACACAGTAGCCCTTCACTAAGCACGGTTCTCGCAGTCCATATACTGGTCCATCCATATGAGGGGTTATTTGCCTTTCCTACGGTCAAGAGGTTGGAGTGTCTGTAGTATCGGCCCTTCATTACTCTTGCCAGTAGTGAATCCGGATACACCAGTAGTCTCCATGCCTGTTTCGCTAGCAAGGCGAGATTAAAATCTCGCGAATCTCGGAAACCCAAGCCTCCCTCCTCTAACGGGACACATATTTCATCCCACGCGATCCAATGTAGTCCTCGATTGTTTGCCTTTGCACTCCACCAGAATCTGGAGATAGCTCCAGTAATCTTCTTGTGAGTCTCTTGTGGCAGGAGGTAACAAGACATAGTATAAGTAGGAATCGCTTGAGCTACCGACTTAATTTGTACTTCTTTTCCACCTTTGGATAGGAGTTTTCCTTCCCACGAGTTGACTCGTGAGTTTAGACGATCCTGGACATAAGCAAATACTTGCTTCTTCGATCCACAAATCTTCTCGGGCATTCCAAGATACATGCCCATACCACCTTCTCTATTAATACCAAGTAACCTTTTTAGGTCTTGTTTAGAGGATGCTATGACCTTAGAACCGAACATAACTGAAGACTTTGATTTATTCAGCTGTTGTCCTGAGGCTTTCCCATAGACATCGATAATTCTCATCAGTTCTCGACACTGACTTTGCTCCGCCTTACAAAAGAAGAGGCTGTCATCAGCGAAGAGTAGATGAGAGACTTCCGGACATGCTCTAGCAATTTTCATTCCAGAAATCTTCTTCTCCCGCTCTGCTTCTCGAATCTGCGCAATCAGAACTTCTGTGCAGAGGATAAAAAGAAATGGCGATAGAGGATAGCCCTGCCGGAGTCCCCGGGAAGGGGAGATGCTGCCTTTTGCATCTCCATTTATCAAAACTCGGTAGGATACTGAAGTGACGCAATTCATTATTAAGTTTATCCACCGCATATCGAAGCCCATCTTTTCCATTAGAGCCCGGAGAAAATTCCACACAACTTGATCgtatgctttactcatatctGTCTTGACCGCTATGAATTTCGAGTTGCAGCTCTGGTTTGTCCTCAAGGCATGAAACATCTCCTGCGCCACTAGAATATTATCAGTTATCAACCGTCGAGCCACAAAGGCTGATTGTATTTCAGAAATCAATGAGGGGAGTATCTTCTTTAGACGGCTCGATAAGATCTTCGAGATAACCTTATAACTTACATTGCATAAGCTTATCGGCCTAAACTCCGTCATCGAGGTTGGTCTATCATTTTTTGGAATTAGACAAATGTTTGTCTGATTAATCCGCTCGTCAAACTCCCCGGATATGAAAAAACTCCTTCACCATAGCAATGACATCGCGACCAATCACATTCCAGAATTGCTGGTAAAAAAGGCTTGTCATCCCATTGGGGCCTGGCGCCTTATCAGTGTTTATCGAGAACACTGTGCCTCTTATCTCTGTGTCCGTAGGCGGAGCCATCAGTGATGTGTTCATCTCTTATGTTACTGTCTCGGTAATACACCGGATACTTTCCTCTAACTCACAGGGATTCGAGGTTGTAAACAGATCCTCAAAATATTCTACAGCGACTTGTTCTATCCCTTCCTCTGTCTCCACCCATACTCCCATCGAGTTTTTAAGCTTTGTGATACGATTCCGAGCTCTACATTGCTTTGTTTTTGCATGAAAATATTTCGTATTACGGTCCCCTTCCCTTAGCCAAATAGCTCGACTCTTTTGCCGCCAGAATATCTCTTCTTCACGATAAGCTTCACACAGCTTCCATTTGAGTTCTAGTTCCTCTTCCGTAGTGAGACTGTCATCGTTCTGGGCTTGATCAAGTTTAACTTTCAGCTGCTCAATTATCTTTTCATTGTTCGTCGGGTTGCTTCTTTTCCAGGCCGAGATTGCCTTGCGGCATCTTCCTATTCTCTCCACTAGGTTGCCTTGATACTGTTTCCACGGGAATTAATAGAACGAAAACTGTTTTTAATTCTATGTAAATGgtacattttttttatcaaacttcCCATTGTTGTAATCCATAACCAAAATTTCTCaaactagaaataaacaaaattttaatttttataaattctaagcttgagaataaatttcataaattaaaaCGAGTTTCTTAAAATAGCTGTAAAACTCCAAGCCCTTCAACTTAATAATTACTCTAAAATCTCCCAAGATTCCGTTAAATCAAACAATAAAAGAAGTTTAATCCAAAACCTGCGCTTTGAATTAAAATTGCATACCAAATCAAATCtttaaataatagtttattgaaaagaaccaaaaaaatgcTTTAACTGATGACAggaaaaaattatgatgaaATCTTTATTCCTAatagtgttttattttttactttttactttttttattccaataatactttattatttttttaaaaaaatgaagaatTGAACAATATCTTTTTTTCAGTTTGAAGAAACATTGTTCAGTTCTTCATATTTCAAATATGAActttttatttggaaacaaatccttaacttttattgttattttgtatttcaataaacaaaaattgtaaatgTCACCCGATTAATATCAACTTTATTACTACTTTCATCTAATAAATGTTAATAATGAAAAcatgaaattattaattttatttcttcttgTGACATGTGGAAAGAGGATTTGTTgacatatatcttatttttcacTTTAGGTCCTTCATTTTTTAGATTATTACAATTTGGTTCACAACTTTCTAATTATGCACTATCTAATCCTTCTCATTGTTCTCACActaatttttatcatttttattttgataacttATTTTATTGGTCACAAAAATGCAAGATGAATAAAgaataagtaaaataatataaatataattgaaatatttaatttattcacaactaaaaataacataaattttcaatatttttttatgtttaactttctattatttcatttacaaattatttatttattttaatattaactaAACTAAAAAGAATATACTAGAGCACAACACAGTCTAAACATAAGATTTTCAGAATCATATATAAAAGCAAAATGCCAAAAAAACACTAACTCAATAAGGGTCTAAAACTGAAAGAAGATCAAGAACAAAGACTAACTTTT
This genomic stretch from Raphanus sativus cultivar WK10039 chromosome 3, ASM80110v3, whole genome shotgun sequence harbors:
- the LOC108830420 gene encoding receptor-like protein EIX2 translates to MDLKLNFRPSFFFFSFLIFIYLLQKPDLGSASSPKCISTERQALLTFKKSLTDPFGRLSSWSGPDCCNWRGILCDSRTSHVIKIDLRNPNQTLRPYDYYGTFQKGGLGGKINPSLTRLKFLSYLDLSSNDFKFLKFPEFIGGIVSLRYLNLSFTTLSGEVPASFGNLSKLESLDLYAQPFSNYFYKKYLRASNLGWLSGLSSSLTHLNLGFVNLSGAGETWLEDFSRLSKLKELHLSNCELKSLPLSLPSSANLKLLEVLDLSQNSLYLPTPSWLFDLTSLRKLFLQEVRLLGSISPGFKKLQLLETLVLSSNELSGEIPAVLGDLPRLKYLDLSQNSFQGQIHRFLDALSKNKGNSSLLSLRLNFDRLEGTLPESFGELWNLEILELTGNHFTGSIPSSVGNMASLKKLDISFNDMDGTIPDSLGKLEELVDLNLRENKWEGVLLKSHFVNLRSLKSFSLRTEPNRSVVINLPSTWVPPFRLELINIENCLIGPSFPMWLQVQNKLNSVTLRNTGIADKIPHSWFSRIASDVTELYLENNRIKGTLPQNLVFPNLAAFDLSSNNFEGPFPRWIANVEELCLYQNNFSGSLPADIDVLMPRVRKINLFHNSFTGEIPSSLCQLTGLESLNLRNNRFSGSFPKCWQSSSQIYEIDGSENIISGEIPESLSVIPRLGDLLLNQNALEGNIPDTFQNCSNLKHIDLGGNKLTGKIPSWLSKLSSLSMLRLQSNSFDGQIPDDLCSAPSLHILDLSENKLSGPIPKCIGNLTAIVQHKSVDEYYVYQEIRDSIDLSGNNLNGEIPGEILDLAYLRILNLSRNSIAGSIPGNISKLGHLERLDLSRNRLSGSIPESLAAISSLNTLNLSFNKLEGSIPKQLKFNDLSIYVGNELLCKIHPSLTRLKFLSYLDLSSNDFNFLEIPEFIGSIDSLRYLNFSFSSFYGEVPASLGNLSKLESLDLYAQTFSYDGSSSYNLRASNLGWLSGFSSSLTYLNMGFVSLSAAGETWLQDFSRLSRLKELHLFNCELKSLPLSFPSSSNLKLFEVLDLSRNSLNSPIPNWIFDLTSLRKVFLQFSDLHSSIPSGFKNLKLLETLDLSYSRLSGEIPAVLGDLPQLKHLDLSENSFQGKIHMFLDALSKNKGDGLVYLALNSNSLNGTLPEVLGALRNLQILDLSLNSFTGSIPSSVGNMASLKKLSLHLNSMNGKIPESLGKLDRLETLDLSNNMFSGAIPQSLAGISSLKELYLTFNKLEGRIPKNLKFKEPYIYEGNELLCGKPLPKKCPRKQQIAVVN